Within the Solwaraspora sp. WMMA2056 genome, the region TGCGGCCATGTCGCAGAAGCACCACTGTCGCCATCGGGCCAGCGTACGGCGAACGCCGCCGCGCGGTGCGGCCAGCGCACCGGCACCCGGTCGACCGGCGGCGGTCAGGTCGCCGAAATGGTGCCCGTCATCAGCAGCGCCATCACCAGAGAACCGAGGGCCACCCGGTAGAGAACGAAGGCGTACAGGGTGTGATGGGCGACGTAGCGCAACAGCCAGGCGATCGCCGCGTAGCCGACCGCGAAGGCGATCACCGTCGCCACCGCCATCTGGGCGACCGTCGGCGCCCGGCCCTCCGGGTTGAACACGTCCGGCAGGCTGAACAGACCCGACATCACCACCGCCGGGATCGCCAGCAGGAAGGAGAACCGGGCGGCGGCCTCCCGGGTCAGGTTGAGAAACAGGCCGGCGGTCAACGTGCCACCGGAACGGGACACCCCGGGAATGAGCGCCATCGCCTGGGCGAAACCCATCACCACGCCGTCCCGCATGGTCAGGCGCTGCAAGGTACGGGTCTGCCGTCCCCAGTACTCGGCGAACGCCAGAATCAGGGCGAACACGATGAGCACGGTGGCGGTGATCCACAGATTGCGCAGGCCGCTGCGGATCTGGTCCTTGAACAGGAAGCCGATCACCCCGATCGGGATCGACCCGACGATGACGTACCAGCCCATCCGGTAGTCGGGGTCGCCACGCACCGACGAGTCCCAGATGCCCACGATCCAGGTCTTGGAGATCCGCCAGATGTCCTTGGCGAAGTACAGCAGCACGGCGGCCTCGGTGCCGAGCTGGGTGACCGCGGTGAACGACGCCCCGGCGTCGGCGTCGAAGAACAGCGCCGAGGTGATCCGCAGGTGCGCCGACGAGCTGATCGGCAGGAATTCGGTCAGCCCCTGCACCACGCCGAGCACGATGACTTCGATCCAGCTCACCGCCGCACCCCCGGCCGGGCACCGGCGGCCATCGACGCGGACCGTTCCCGGTGGTTCACTGGCCCACCCCGGCGGTGTCGAGGGCCTGCGCCACCGTCCGCAACGTCGCCTTCTTCTCCTCGACGTCGCCGCCGAACAGGCTCACCGACAGCGTCGTCACCCCGGCCGCGGCGAAGTCACCGATCCGCTCGGCGATCCGCCTCGGCGGACCCAGCAACGACGTACGGTCGATGAACTCCAGCGGAACGGCGGCGGCGGCGTCGCGGACCCGGCCGGCCAGATAGTGGTCCTGGACCTCGTCGGCGGCCGCGCCGAACCCCATCCGGGTGGCCAGCTGGTGGTAGAAGTTGCGGGACCGGCTGCCCATCCCGCCGATGTAGAGCGCGGCGTAGCCGCGTACCAGATCGGCGCAGGCGGCCACGTCGTCGCCGACCACCACCGGTACGGTCGGCACCACGTCGAAGCCGGCCAGGTCCGCCCCGACGCGGAACCGGCCGGCGGCGACCGCCGCCAACTGCTCGGCTGCCGCCTCCGGTGAGTAGAACACCGCCAGCCAGCCGTCGGCGATCTCGCCGGCCAGCTCCAGGTTGCGCGGGCCGACCGCAGCCAGGTAGACCGGGATCCGTGACCGTGGCGGACGGAAATTGAGTCGCAGGGCCTTGCCGGGGCCGTCCGGCAACGGCAACGGATAGTGCTCACCGGCGTACTCGACGCGCTCGCGGGCGACCGCGCGACGGACGATCTCGACGTACTCCCGGGTCCGTGCCAGCGGCTGGCCGAACCGTACGCCGTGCCAGCCCTCGGAGACCTGCGGCCCGGACACCCCCAGGCCGAGCCGGAACCGACCGCCGGAAAGGGTGTCGATGGTGGCGGCGGTCATCGCGGTCGCCGCCGGGGTCCGCGCCGGGATCTGCATGACCGCCGCACCCACGTCGATCCGGCTGGTCTGCCCGGCCAGCCAGGCCAGTACGCTCGGCGAGTCGGATCCGTACGATTCGGCCACCCAGACCACCGCGTAGCCGAGCCGATCGGCCTCCTGGGTCAGGGCCAGGTGTTCCACCGGCGAACCGGTGGACGTGAGGTAACCGAGGCTGAGCCCGAGTCGCACTCCCGTCATCCCCCATCCCCCGCGCACGGGGCGTCGACGCGTCCACCCGGCGAGAGCCGGGTGGCAGGCCGCATCAGGGTACGCAATCGTCCGCCGCCGTTGGACGACCGGCCGGGGCGACTCGCCGGTGACCGGATGTCCGGGCAGGTGACCGGGGTTGACAGGAGCGAGGATATCCGTGCCGCCGGGTTCTGCATAAGGTGCACCCATGCAGCAGCGACCGCTCGGCCGCAGCGGGCTGGCGGTTTCCCGGCTCGCGCTCGGCACCATGACCTGGGGCCGGGACACCGACGCCGACGACGCGGCGGCGCAGCTGAAAAGCTACCTGGACGCCGGCGGGAACCTGGTCGACACCGCCGACGTGTACGGCGACGGCGACGCCGAAGCGGTGATCGGGACGATGCTGGACAGTATGGTCCCCCGCGAGGACCTGGTCATCGCCACCAAGGCCGGGTTGCGACCGGGCGATGCACGCCGGCGGGACACCTCCCGCTGGCACCTGCTGCGTACCCTCGACGCCTCGCTGCGCCGGCTCGGCACCGACTACGTCGACCTGTGGCAGGTGCACGGCTACGACCCGCAGACCCCGTTGGAGGAGACCCTCGCGGCGGTGGACCTGGCGGTCGCCAGCGGACGGGTGCGCTACGCCGGTGTGTCGAACTTCAGCGGCTGGCAGACGGCACGGGCCGCCGCCTGGCAGACGGCGGTGCCCGGCCGGGCACCGGTGGTCGCCGTCCAGGTCGAGTACTCGCTGCTGCAGCGCGGCGTGGAGCGCGAGGTGCTGCCGGCCTGCGCCGCCCTCGGGTTGGGGCTGCTGGCCTGGTCGCCGCTGGGTCGTGGAGTGCTCACCGGCAAGTACCGGCACGGCCGGCCGGTCGACTCCCGGGCCGCGTCGACGCACCTGGAGCGGTTCGTCGCCGGTTATCTGGAGCCGCGGTCCTCGAGCATCGTCGAGGCGGTCGCCACCGCCGCCGCCGGGCTGGGGGTGGCACCGTTGGAGGTGGCGCTGGCCTGGGTGCGGGACCGGCCGGGCGTCACCGCGCCGATCCTCGGTGCGCGCACCGCGGGCCAGCTCGTGGGGGCGCTGCAGGTCGAACGGATGACCTTGCCGGCGGAGATAGCCCGGGCCCTCGACGACGTGTCCGCGCCACCGGTCGGCTACCCCGAGCGCGACGGGTGACCGGCGGCGGCGCGGCCGCAGGCCTCGGGTGACAGTGCGCCGCCGGCCCGGCAGGATGGGTCCATGGACTACGAATACGCGCCGCTGCGGTTACCGCCGAACGTCGACCGGGTGACCGCCGCCGCGCAGCTCGCGATCCAGGCCGAGTTCTCCGGTTGGGAACTGGCCCGGGTACGTCTGTACCGCGACGGCACCCGTCAGGTGGTGCTGCGCCGCAAGGTCGCCGCGCTGCCGCAACCCGGCCTTTCCGTCTGACCGGGTCACGGCAGCGACGACGGTTCAGCCCCGCCCGATGGGCTCCGCCTCGGTGACCGCGTCGTCGTCCGACAGGTAGGCGTGCTCGTCGAGGCGTCCGACGATCTCGTCGCCCGGTGCCGACCGGAACGCGGCGTCGACGTCGTCGACATCGAGCGCCTCCGGGTCCAGCGGCGTGCCCACCTCGTGCACCGTCACCACCCCGTCGAGCGGGTCCAGCTCGGGGATGTCCAGTGCACCGAGCGAGCCGTCGCCGGCCTGCAGCAGCTCCAGGACCGCCTCACCGACCCCGGTCACCGGCTCGGTCTCCTCGGTGGCCGGGGCGCCCTGGCGACGGGCCGCCTCGGCGATGCGGATCAGCGCCGCCACCGATGGCACCCGGTAGTCACGACGCTGCCGCACCGAAACGAACCGCGGGTGCGGATCGTCCGGCTCGCCGCCGTCGACACCGCCGGCACCGACACCGAACCGTTCGTCGGCCTCCTGCGGGTCGATCGACTCGACGTCCCAGGGGGTCACCTCGCCGAACGCGTCCAGCAGCAGCTCGTCGTAGGCGTAGGAGGCGTTGTTGAGGGTCACGTACGCCTGCCAGACCGCGTCGTCGTCGATGCGGCCCTGTGCGGCCTTGACCGTGTCCAGGTGTGCCCGGGCCGCCTGGAACACCTGCTCCAACGCGGCGTCGAGTGCGGTGTGCTGGTCGGTCATGCGGATGGAGTTCCCTTCACGGGTGATCTGGCCGCCACCGGCCGGTGCCGGTGCGGGCCGTCGGTCAGCTCTGCCGCAGGAAGCGGTCGAGCACGTGCACGCCGAACTGTAGCCCGTCGATCGGCACCCGCTCGTCGATGCCATGGAACAGTGCGGAGAAATTCAGGTCGGCCGGCAGCCGCAGCGGCGCGAACCCGAAGCAGCGGATGCCGAGCTGTTGGAACGCCTTGGCGTCGGTGCCGCCGGAGAGCATGTACGGCACCACCCGGGCACCGGGATCGGCCCAGCGCAGCGCCGCCGCCATCGCGTCGACCAGCGCGCCGTCGAAACCGGTCTCGATCGCCGGCTGCCGCTCGACGTGCTCGATCTCGACGTCGGGGCCGACGATCTGCCGTAGCTCGGCGAGGAACTGGGCCTCCTGGCCGGGCAGCACCCGGCAGTCGATGGTGGCGCTGGCCCGGCCCGGGATGACGTTCTCCTTGTAGCCGGCGTGCAGCCGGGTCGGGTTGGCGGTGTTGCGGATCGTGGCCCCGATGATGTTGGCGATCGGTCCCAGTTTGGCGATCGTGAGCTCCGGGGTGTCCGGGTCGAACGCGATGCCGAGCAGGTCGGAGACCTCCGTCAGGAAGTCCCGCACGGTCGGAGTGACGACGATCGGGAACTGGTGGCGGCCGACCCGGGCCACCGCCTCGCACAGCGCGGTGACTGCGTTGTCGTCGTGCACCATGGATCCGTGCCCGGGACGTCCCCGGGTGTGCAGGCGCAGCCAGTTGATGCCCTTCTCCGCCGTCTCGATCAGATACAACCGCAGGTCGTCGCTGACGGTATAGGAGAAGCCGCCGACCTCGCCGATCGCCTCGGTGCACCCGTCGAACAGATCCGGGCGTTCCCGCACGAGGTGGTGTGCACCGTACCGGCCGCCGGCCTCCTCGTCGGCGGTGAAGGTCAGCACGATGTCGCGGGGCGGCCGGACCCCGGTCCGCTGCCAGTCCCGGACGACGGCGAGCATCATCGCGTCGAAGTCCTTCATGTCGATCGCGCCACGGCCCCACAGGTAGCCGTCACGCACCTCGCCGGCGAACGGCGGCACCGACCATTCGGTGGCATCGGCGGGGACGACGTCGAGATGTCCGTGCACCAGCAGCGCGCCCCGGCCGGGGTCGGTGCCGGGAATCCGGGCGACGACGTTGGCCCGGCCCGGTGCCGACTCGACGATGGTGCTGTCGAGGCCGACCTCGGCGAGCTCGGCCGCGACGTACTCGGCGGCGAGCCGTTCACCGGCGCAAGTGAGCGGATCGCCGGTGTTGGTGGTGTCGATCCGGAGCAGGTCGCGGCAGATCCGCACGACCTCCTCGGCGGGTGCCGGCGACGCGGGCGGTGCACTCATGCGGTTCTTCATACCAGCCCGCCCGCCCTGGACCCAGCCCCGGTGGCCGGTGGCGGGGCCCGGACCAGCGTTGGTGGTGGTCGCGTGTTTGGCAGCCGGCGGGCCCGGGTATCGCCGCGGGCGCCACCGGATGCACCGGCACCCGGTACGGCCCGGAGGAGGTAGGCGTGTCCGTAGGTCTCCCCCCGATCCCGTCGCTGGGCGGGCAGGACGCACATCACGACCCCGGCGGCACAGATCTGGTCACCCTGCTGGTCGAGGAGCACGCGCGGATCGACCGGCTCTGCGCGGCGCTCACCGACGAGGCAGACCCGGCGCGGCGGCACGACGGCACCGACGTGCTGGTGGCGATGATCTCCCGGCATCTGTCCGCCGAGGAGCAGTACCTGTACCCGGCGGTACGCGCGGCGGTGCCCGACGACGGGGCGCGGCTGGCCCGGGCCGGACTCGACACCGACGAGTCCCTGCAGGCGGCGTTGGTCGCCTGGCGGACCGCGTCGACCGACGACCCCGCCGGGTCGACGTCGGACGGCGAGGGCGGGCCGGGCACCGGTCGGGGCCGGGCGCTCGACGCGGTGGTCACCGGATGGCGAGGCCATCGTGAGGTCGTCGAGACGACCCTGCTGCCCCGGCTGCGGGCGGCCGCGACGCCGGAGGAGCTGATCCGCCTGGGCAACCGGGTGGCGATCGCCGAGGAGGCCGCGCCCACCCGCCCGCATCCGCACGCGCCGACACGTCCACCGTGGAACCGCGTCACGGCGCCGGCCATCGGCGTGGTGGACAAGGTCCGGGATCTGGCCAGTGGACGCACCACCTACCCGGAGGATCTGCCGTCCGACGACGCCGGCGCGGTCACCGAAAGTAGCGCCGACCGCACCCCAGGTTGATCGATGATGTCCGTTGGGTTCTGTTTCACATTGATGTCGTGGGACGTTTCCCACATCGAAGGTCTTCCCGTCGATCCCGTCTTGGTCCTACCGTCACGTTATGAACCTGGAGCTGCGTCACCTGCGGGTGGTCTGCGCCATCGCCGAGACCGGTAGCGTGACCAAGGCGGCCTCCATGTTAGGTCTGGCACAGCCCGCGCTCACCGCGCAACTGCAGCGCATCGAACGGACCCTCGGCGGGCCACTGTTCGAGCGAGACCGCCGGGGCGCCCGGCCCACCGCGCTCGGTGAACTGGTTCTGGCCCGCGCCCGGGTGCTGCTGCCGGCGATGAAGGGACTGCAGGACGAAGCCGCCCGGCTGGCCGGCACCGGCAGCGTGATGGGCCGCTTCCGGCTCGGTGGGGTGAACAGCCCCATTCTCGGCGGTCTGGTGCACCGGCTCGCCGCCGACCAGCCACAGGCGCAGATCAGCACCTACGCGTCCTGGTACGTCGACGAACTCGCCCAGATGGTCCTCGGTGGGCGGCTCGACTACGCGCTCACCGGAGTCTGTGGGGACGCGACCCCGTCGTCGGAGTTCGGCCTGGCCTGGCGGGCGGTCGCGGTCGACGCGATCTTCGTACTGCTGCCGGAGTCGCACCCGATGGCGCAGCACCGGGAGATCGAGCTGGGGATGCTCGCCGATGAGCAGTGGGTGGCCGCACCCGGCGACGGCTGCTTCGGTGACTGCTTCGCCGCGGCCTGCGCCCGGTCCGGCTTCACCCCCCGCAAGATGTACGAGACCGACATCCGTGGCTGCGTCGACCTGGTCGAGTCGGGCGAGGCGGTCGCCCTGTGCCAGGCGACGTTCCGGCCGATCAGTGGCCTGGTCACCCGGCCGTTGGCGGATGCGCCGCTGCGCTGGCGGCTGTTGCTGGGGTGGCATCCGGACGCGCCGGCCGCGACGCTGGCGGAGCGGGTGTTCGCGCACGCGGTGTCGGCATACACCGACTCACTCGCCCGCAATCCGCAGTACCTCGGGTGGTTGGCCGCCAACCCCGGGTTCGGTGCGCAGGGACTGGCCGGCAGCCCGGCCACGCCGGGCTGACCTACCAGCCGGCGACGGCGAACCCTAGGACATCGACACAGCTCGCAGCGGCTGATGTGACGGTATGAGCCAGGTGATATCTGCCCACTGACATAGATCGCCATTACGTTGACGAGAACCCGACATTCGATTGATGTCGATGGTGCGGGTGTCAGGTGACGGCACGGTGCCGGCGTGGGATCCGGACGGCCGTGACGACATCTCCCGACGATGGCAAGGGGAGCAGATGAGACGACCACTGATCGCAGCAGCCGCCGCCACGGTGCTGCCACTGGCAGCGGCCGGTCTGGCCGCACTACCAGCCACGGCAGCCCCCGTCGACGGCCCAGCGGCCCGGCCCGGCGCCGACGCGGCGTCCGCCGGGATGCTCGCGGCGATGCAGCGTGACCTCGGCCTGACCGCCGAGCAGGCGAGGACCCGGATCGCCGACGAGGCCCGCGCCGGCAAGAAGGAGTCGATGCTGCGGGCCACGCTCGGGGCCGACTTCGGCGGTGCCTGGCTGTCACCGGACGGGGCGACGCTGACCGTGGCGGTCACCGACGCGGCCGACGCCGCCGCGGTCGTCGCTGCCGGAGCGAAGGCCAAGGTGGTCGCTCGAGGCGAGGCGGAACTGGACCGGGTCAAGGCGACCCTGGACCGCGGTGCGACACACGCCCCGGCCGACGCCGTCGCCGGCTGGTATGTCGACGTGGCCACCAACACCGTCGTGGTGCTGGCCCGTGGCGACGCCGCCGGGGCCCGGACGTTCGTCGCCGACAGTGGCGCGGACGCGGCCGCCGTACGGGTGGTACGCAGCGACGAGGCACCGACCACGTTGTACGACGTACGCGGCGGAGACGCCTACTACATGGGTGGCCGGTGCTCGGTCGGTTTCTCGGTCACCGGTGGCTTCGTCACCGCCGGCCACTGCGGCTCGGTCGGCACCGCGACCCAGGGGTACAACCAGGTCTCCCAGGGCACGTTCCGGGGCTCGTCGTTCCCCGGCAACGACTACGCCTGGGTGCAGACCAACTCCAACTGGACCCCACAGCCGTGGGTGAACAACTACAGCGGTGGCAACGTGACCGTGGCCGGCTCCGCCGAGGCGGCCGTCGGCGCGTCGGTCTGCCGGTCGGGCTCCACCACCGGCTGGCGGTGCGGCACCATTCAGGCCAAGAACTCGACGGTCAACTACCCGCAGGGCAGTGTGTCCGGGCTGACCCGCACCACCGCCTGCGCCGAACCGGGTGACTCCGGCGGCTCCTGGCTGTCCGGCCAGCAGGCGCAGGGTGTCACCTCGGGCGGCTCGGGCAACTGCAGCATCGGCGGCACCACCTACTTCCAGCCGGTCAACGAGATCCTGTCGGTGTACGGCCTGACGCTGCGTACCGGCACCGGTGGCGGCACTCCCCCGCCGACCACCCCCCCGCCGGGCGGTGGCACCTGCAGCGGCTACCAGAACACCTACTCGGGCACGTTGTCCTCCGGCGCCACCCAGATTCAGCCAGGCGGCACGTACTTCACCGCCGGGGCCGGCACCCACCGGGCCTGCCTCGACGGGCCGACCAGCCGGGACTTCGACCTCTACCTGCAGCGGTGGAGCGGCGCGAGCTGGGTGAGTGTGGCCAGTGGCACCAGCCCCGGCCCGGACGAGACCCTGACCTACAACGGATCGTCGGGCTACTACCGGTACGTCGTGCACGCGTACAGCGGCTCGGGCAGCTACTCGCTGGGAATCACCCGACCGTAGTACCGACCTCCCGGCCCGTCGCCGGTGGGTGACCCGTCATCCGGGCCCCACCGGCGACGTGCCGGTCAGCTCTGTCGCTCGGCACGCAGCGGATCGTGACCGAGGTCCAGCAACGCCCGACGCCAGCGGTCGTCGGCGGACCCGGCCGGCGGTCGCCGATCGAGCAGGTCCCGGATGGTCGCCACCGTGTCAGCCATCACCTGACGGTCCGTCTCGGTCAGGTCGCCCCGGCGTTTGCCCAGCACGGCCAGCACCGCGCGACCGGGATCGGGCAACGACAGGTCGCGGGCACCGAATGCCTCCTCGCCGGAGGACTCGGTGAGCAGCCAGTCCCGCAGCTGCTCGGAGTTGAGGTTCACACAGGAGTGGAAGTCGTCCCACAGCTCGTCGGTCGCGGTCCGGGAACGCCGCTGTGCCGCCATCATCGTCCTCCTCGTGGTCGGCCTACTCGGGTGGTCGGGGCAACGGCCACGGTCGACGCCGACGGGTTCACGGCCGGGCCGGCTGCATCTGGGCCCGCGCGCTGTCACCGACGTCGAAGCGCAGTCCGTCGTCGGCGGCGTCGATGGTGACCCGCTGGCCGGCGACCAGTGCACCGTCGAGAAGCATTCTCGACAGTTGGTTGTCGACCTCGCGCTGGATCGTGCGGCGCATCGGGCGTGCTCCGAACTCCGGCTGGTACCCGGCCTGGGCGATCCAGTCGGCGGCGGCGTCGGTGACCTCCACGGCGATGTCCTGGGCGTGCAGCCGCCGCCGCGTCTCGTCCAGCAGCAGGTCGGTGATCTGCCGCAGCTGCGGCGCGGCCAACTGACGGAAGATGATGACCTCGTCGATCCGGTTGAGGAACTCCGGGCGGAAGTCCTCCTGCAGCCGACGCAGCAGGCGGGCCCGCAGGTCGTCGTCGGGGCCGTCGCCGTCGACGCCGCCGAACCCGACGCTGCGGCCGCCGCCGGTGATCAGCTCCGAGCCGAGGTTGCTCGTCATGATCAGTACGACGTTGCGGAAGTTCACCGTGCGGCCCTGACTGTCGGTCAGCCGTCCGTCGTCGATCAACTGCAGCAGGATGTTGAACACGTCCGGGTGGGCCTTCTCGATCTCGTCGAGCAGCAGCACCGCGTACGGCCGACGGCGGACCGCCTCGGTCAACTGGCCGGCCTCGTCGTAGCCGACGTAACCCGGCGGTGCGCCGACCAGCCGGCTGACCGTGTGCCGTTCCTGGAACTCGCTCATGTCCAGGCGGATCATCCGGTCGGCGTCGCCGAACAGGGCCGCCGCCAGTGCCCTGGCGAGCTCGGTCTTGCCGACTCCGGTCGGTCCGAGGAACAGGAAGCTGCCGACTGGCCGGTCCGGGTCGCCCAGCCCCGCACGGGATCGGCGGACCGCCTCGGCGACCGCAGTGACGGCGTCGTCCTGCCCCACCACCCGCTGGTGCAGCTCCCCCTCCAGCCGCAGCAGCCGCTCCCGTTCCTCCTCGGTCAGCTGATTGACCGGAATCCCGGTCGCCCGCGACACCACCTCGGCGATCTCCTCGACGCCGACCTGCGGCACCCGCGCCCCGTCGGGGCTGCGCGCGGCGTCGATCCGTCGCTGCGCCTCGGCCAGCTGGTCACGGAGCGCGCAGGCTCGTTCGTACTGCTCGTCGGCGACCGCCTGGGCCTTGTCCCGATGCAACTGCTCCAGCTCGCGTTCCAGCTCGCGGACGTCGGCGGCCGGAGTCCTGGTGCGCAACCGCACCCGGGCACCGGCCTGGTCGATCAGGTCGATCGCCTTGTCCGGCAGGAACCGGTCGCTGATGTAGCGGTCGGCGAGTTCGGCCGCCGACACCAACGCGTCGTCGGCGAACCGGACCTGGTGGTGGGCCTCGTAGCGGTCCCGCAGCCCGTGCAGGATCGCCACGGTGTCGGCCACGGTCGGCTCGGGCACCAGCACCGGTTGGAACCGTCGGGCCAGCGCCGCGTCCTTTTCGATGTTGCGCCGGTACTCGTCCAAGGTGGTGGCCCCCACCACCCGCAGCTGTCCACGGGCCAGCGCCGGCTTGAGCATGTTGCTGGCGTCCATCGACCCTTCGGCTCCCCCACCGCCGGCACCGACCAATGTGTGCAGTTCGTCGAGGAAGACGATCAGGTCGTCGCCGTGGGTCCGGATCTCGTCGATGACCTTCTTCAACCGTTCCTCGAAGTCGCCCCGGTACCGGGTGCCGGCGACCAGTCCGGCGAGGTCGAGCTGCACCACCCGCTTGCCGGTCAGGGTCTGCGGTACGTCACCGTCGGTGATCCGCTGGGCAAGGCCTTCGACGATCGCGGTCTTGCCGACCCCGGCCTCGCCGATCAGCACCGGGTTGTTCTTCGTCCGACGGGACAGGATCTCCACGGCCTGCTCGATCTCCTCGTCGCGGCCGACCACCGGGTCGATCGCGCCCTGCGCGGCCAGGTCGGTCAGGTCCTGGCCGTACTGGTCGAGGGTGGGCGTGCCCCGGGCGGGCCGCGACCGCGCGGCACCGGCACGGCCGCGTTCGGCGCTGGCGTTCTGCAGCGAGCCTGGCTCGACGTGACCGGCGGCGAGCATCCGCCCGGCGGCGGACTCGGGGTTGACCGCCAGGGCCATCAGCACGTGCTCCGGGCCGATGTAGGTGGCCCCGGTGGCCCGGGACAGCTGGTGGGCGTCGAGCAGGGCACGTTTGGCGGCCGGGGTCAACGACAGGTTGGCCGGCACCTCACCCCGGCCGGCGGCCGGCCCGCCGAGCTCGCTGAGCAACCCGTCCGGGTCCGCGCCGGCCCGGCGGACCAGGTCACGCAGCGGCTGGCGCTGCAACGCGGCCCACAGCAGATGGTCGGTGTCCAGGTCGCTGGTGCCCGAGTGGGCGGCCCGCCGGGCGGCCGAGGTCAGCAGATCCCGGGCGTCGGCGCTCATCAGTCGGGTGATGTCCACCCGGTGTACCGGCAGCCGCGGCTCACCCCCGGTGAGGAACCGGGCGAGCAGATCCTCCCAGGGATCGGTGCCCAGCCCGCCCGGGCCGTACGGTCCGTCACTCATGGTTCGCGCCCCCTGCCCGGGTCACCCCCGGCGGTGGCCCGGGCAGTGGCTACCCGAGGCGGACCGGTACAAACACCGACGACGGCGGTCGGCGAGACCTGGGCCGGCACCGGGCCGGCGATGACGGCTGGCGGCGCACGGACGGTGGCTGGCAGGCTGACCGGATGGCACACGTGCTGATCGTGGACGGCGCCAACGTGGTCGGGTCGCGGCCCGACGGCTGGTGGCGCGACCGGCTCGGCGCGGCGGCCCGGCTACGCGACCAGTTGACCGGACTCGCCGGTCGCGACCTGCCCGGCCTCGGACCGGTGGCCGAGGTGGTGCTCGTCGTCGAGGGTGCGGCCCGCCCCCTGGCGGGGATCCCGACGGTACGGGTCGCCGCCACCGCCGGCTCCGGTGACGACCTCGTCGTGGCGCTCGTCGCCGAGCGTGCCGCCGCGACCGGGTCGGTCGCGGTGGTCACGGCCGACCGGCGGCTGCGCCAGCGGGTGAGTGCCGCTGGTGCGACGGTCCGCGGCCCCCGTTGGCTGACGGATCAGCTCGACCGCCGCCAGATCGAGTCACCGGCACCGGCCGAACGGCACCCGGCCGACCCGCTGGACGGCGACCCGTATTCAGACTGAAGCCGCCGCGCCGGCGGCGCCAGACCAGCAGGTCGCGCCGCCTGCAACGGTCGGTGCCGGGACGTGAGGGCTCAGCCCATCTGCAGGATCGGACAGCCGGGCAGCAATCACCCGCCGGCGGTAAGCTCTAATAGAGCCTTCCAGCGCCGAGGAGGTTTCACCCGTGGCGAGTGTCGCCGAGGTCAAGTCCGCCATCGAAGCCGCGATCATGCAGGTGTCGGAGGGTCAGGCCGCCGTGCAGGCGGCCAGCGAGAAGATCGCCGAGGCCCAGCAGAGCCTGGCGGCGGCGTTCGACGGCAGCGGCCACGAAGCGGTGGGTGCCGCCCAGGCCGCGCTCTTCCAGGCCAGCTCCGAGCTCGAGGAGTGTCTGGCCGCCACCCTCGCCGCCGTCGAACAGGCCCAGACGTACTCCGCGACGCTGTAGCCCGATGTCGCTCGTCGAGAATCTCGCCGCCCGGGTCCAGGCCACCGCCGACGACCTGCCGATCGGCCAGATCGCCGTGGCGGTCGAACGGCTGCGCGCCGCGACCGAACTGCTCATCTGGGTACGCCAGCAGTCCGCCGATCCACTCGCCGTACCGCAGCTGCTCGGTGCCGTCGAACACGTCGAACAGGCCGGGTACGCGGTGGAGGTGACCCGGCAGTCGATAGCCGACTACCTGGCGTCGATCGGCATCGGCCAGGCAGCGGGCACCGACGGATCCTGGCGTGCCGCGCTGACCGACCGCGATCAGCCGACGGGCTCCGACGGCGAGCGGCAGCCGGGGCACGCCGACGCACCACGGCTGGGCAACTGGTGGGCCGTACGGGTCGCCGAGCTGACCGACAGCGGACAGATCGACCAGGACG harbors:
- a CDS encoding S1 family peptidase; the protein is MRRPLIAAAAATVLPLAAAGLAALPATAAPVDGPAARPGADAASAGMLAAMQRDLGLTAEQARTRIADEARAGKKESMLRATLGADFGGAWLSPDGATLTVAVTDAADAAAVVAAGAKAKVVARGEAELDRVKATLDRGATHAPADAVAGWYVDVATNTVVVLARGDAAGARTFVADSGADAAAVRVVRSDEAPTTLYDVRGGDAYYMGGRCSVGFSVTGGFVTAGHCGSVGTATQGYNQVSQGTFRGSSFPGNDYAWVQTNSNWTPQPWVNNYSGGNVTVAGSAEAAVGASVCRSGSTTGWRCGTIQAKNSTVNYPQGSVSGLTRTTACAEPGDSGGSWLSGQQAQGVTSGGSGNCSIGGTTYFQPVNEILSVYGLTLRTGTGGGTPPPTTPPPGGGTCSGYQNTYSGTLSSGATQIQPGGTYFTAGAGTHRACLDGPTSRDFDLYLQRWSGASWVSVASGTSPGPDETLTYNGSSGYYRYVVHAYSGSGSYSLGITRP
- a CDS encoding DUF3140 domain-containing protein produces the protein MAAQRRSRTATDELWDDFHSCVNLNSEQLRDWLLTESSGEEAFGARDLSLPDPGRAVLAVLGKRRGDLTETDRQVMADTVATIRDLLDRRPPAGSADDRWRRALLDLGHDPLRAERQS
- a CDS encoding ATP-dependent Clp protease ATP-binding subunit; its protein translation is MSDGPYGPGGLGTDPWEDLLARFLTGGEPRLPVHRVDITRLMSADARDLLTSAARRAAHSGTSDLDTDHLLWAALQRQPLRDLVRRAGADPDGLLSELGGPAAGRGEVPANLSLTPAAKRALLDAHQLSRATGATYIGPEHVLMALAVNPESAAGRMLAAGHVEPGSLQNASAERGRAGAARSRPARGTPTLDQYGQDLTDLAAQGAIDPVVGRDEEIEQAVEILSRRTKNNPVLIGEAGVGKTAIVEGLAQRITDGDVPQTLTGKRVVQLDLAGLVAGTRYRGDFEERLKKVIDEIRTHGDDLIVFLDELHTLVGAGGGGAEGSMDASNMLKPALARGQLRVVGATTLDEYRRNIEKDAALARRFQPVLVPEPTVADTVAILHGLRDRYEAHHQVRFADDALVSAAELADRYISDRFLPDKAIDLIDQAGARVRLRTRTPAADVRELERELEQLHRDKAQAVADEQYERACALRDQLAEAQRRIDAARSPDGARVPQVGVEEIAEVVSRATGIPVNQLTEEERERLLRLEGELHQRVVGQDDAVTAVAEAVRRSRAGLGDPDRPVGSFLFLGPTGVGKTELARALAAALFGDADRMIRLDMSEFQERHTVSRLVGAPPGYVGYDEAGQLTEAVRRRPYAVLLLDEIEKAHPDVFNILLQLIDDGRLTDSQGRTVNFRNVVLIMTSNLGSELITGGGRSVGFGGVDGDGPDDDLRARLLRRLQEDFRPEFLNRIDEVIIFRQLAAPQLRQITDLLLDETRRRLHAQDIAVEVTDAAADWIAQAGYQPEFGARPMRRTIQREVDNQLSRMLLDGALVAGQRVTIDAADDGLRFDVGDSARAQMQPARP